The following proteins are co-located in the Pedosphaera parvula Ellin514 genome:
- a CDS encoding TIGR03435 family protein has translation MPDVDDIALLRKYADCNSESAFAEIVHRHINLVYSVALRYVDNSPDAQDVAQAVFIILAQKAASLSQRTILTGWLYETTRFTAMNFLTSKTRRQAREQKAYMESTLNDSNSENVWRQLEPLLEEAMIRLSEKERTLVALRFFENKSAAETAAVLGIQEWAAHKRAARAMEKLRKFFIKRGIASTTATLALAISANSVHAAPAVLAKATTASAFAKGAMASPSTLSLVKGALKIMAWSKAKTTIVVGLSVLLAVGTATITVKKIAAHRHEVWQEKFDLSVLDKVPAQANILASLPITIQSDLHVTGMRNEMALGLGESIPDLLTVAYGVGPAQLILTVPVPDGKYDFIANLTTGVEANQEALRQEIKKKFGLIGRRETIETNVLFLTVQSRNAAGLKPAAGQSTGSQGNDYYSAHNQSIPCLVGYLERSSGVAVIDQTGLTNNFDIDFKWDSTFEGLKQVLLDKLGLKLTLGRQSMEFVVVEKAN, from the coding sequence ATGCCCGACGTGGACGACATTGCCCTGCTGCGCAAATATGCTGATTGCAATTCCGAATCAGCCTTCGCGGAAATCGTTCATCGGCACATCAATCTTGTGTATTCCGTAGCCCTCCGATACGTCGACAACTCACCGGACGCGCAAGACGTGGCGCAGGCGGTCTTCATCATTCTGGCTCAAAAAGCCGCAAGCCTGAGCCAAAGAACCATCCTCACCGGCTGGCTGTATGAGACCACACGGTTCACGGCCATGAATTTTCTGACCAGCAAAACCCGCCGCCAGGCCCGCGAACAAAAAGCCTATATGGAATCCACCTTGAACGATTCTAATTCCGAAAATGTCTGGCGTCAGCTTGAACCGCTTTTAGAGGAAGCCATGATCCGACTGAGCGAAAAGGAACGCACGTTGGTGGCATTGCGCTTTTTTGAAAATAAAAGCGCAGCGGAAACAGCGGCCGTGCTTGGCATCCAGGAATGGGCTGCTCACAAACGCGCGGCGCGGGCGATGGAAAAGCTGCGGAAATTTTTTATCAAACGCGGAATTGCTTCAACGACTGCGACTCTTGCCCTGGCGATTTCCGCGAATTCCGTTCATGCTGCGCCAGCTGTGCTGGCAAAGGCCACGACGGCCAGCGCATTTGCCAAGGGGGCGATGGCTTCACCTTCAACCCTATCCCTCGTCAAAGGAGCATTGAAAATTATGGCATGGTCAAAAGCAAAAACAACGATCGTTGTCGGCTTGAGCGTGCTGCTCGCAGTTGGAACCGCGACCATCACCGTCAAAAAAATAGCGGCACATCGACATGAAGTATGGCAGGAAAAATTTGACCTGTCGGTTCTCGACAAAGTGCCGGCGCAGGCCAACATTCTTGCGTCGCTACCGATCACGATTCAATCCGACCTGCACGTCACCGGAATGCGCAATGAAATGGCATTGGGACTTGGCGAAAGTATTCCAGATTTATTGACTGTTGCGTATGGTGTCGGACCGGCTCAACTGATTCTGACTGTTCCTGTGCCCGACGGAAAATATGATTTCATCGCGAATTTAACCACAGGCGTCGAAGCCAATCAGGAAGCCTTGCGGCAGGAAATCAAAAAGAAATTCGGGCTGATTGGGAGGCGTGAAACTATTGAGACGAATGTTCTTTTTCTCACAGTTCAATCGCGCAACGCAGCCGGATTGAAACCGGCTGCTGGTCAATCCACCGGTTCGCAGGGGAATGATTATTATTCCGCGCACAACCAATCCATTCCATGTCTTGTTGGTTATCTTGAACGTTCTTCAGGAGTGGCGGTGATTGACCAGACCGGGCTGACTAATAATTTTGATATTGATTTCAAATGGGATTCAACTTTTGAAGGATTGAAACAGGTGTTGCTGGACAAACTTGGACTCAAACTAACATTGGGCCGCCAATCCATGGAATTTGTCGTTGTGGAAAAAGCAAACTGA
- a CDS encoding HEAT repeat domain-containing protein, whose amino-acid sequence MGNKGRILVVGFVLILLALFAWQVMRPREPIYEGKSLSVWLEAYYPTTNQVSDSFEQFKANGAIKHAGTNAIPILLKMMRFKNRPLQDNIAFRLKALGLSRVGYVHSSVKYVAAAMAFKCLGPQAKEAVPELIKIYDENLSGLSQSLVAQILGDIGPASQETIPTLIRMLKNPSASVRNSAIVALARIHQEPETVVPVLIKAVDDPDRMVRHAAVGALESFGGRRAKAAIPKLLELRKSDDSTLSDRAERLLRKMDPAAVREAETKMDKSNLKAADVDH is encoded by the coding sequence GTGGGGAACAAAGGTCGAATTCTCGTTGTCGGTTTCGTGCTCATTTTGCTTGCCCTGTTCGCCTGGCAGGTTATGCGGCCTCGTGAACCAATTTATGAGGGCAAAAGCCTGAGTGTCTGGCTCGAAGCGTATTATCCGACGACTAATCAAGTGTCGGATAGTTTCGAACAATTCAAGGCAAATGGAGCGATCAAGCATGCGGGCACCAATGCCATCCCCATCCTACTGAAAATGATGAGGTTTAAGAACCGTCCCCTGCAGGATAATATTGCGTTTCGACTGAAAGCGCTGGGTTTATCCAGAGTGGGCTATGTTCATTCATCGGTGAAATATGTCGCGGCCGCCATGGCATTTAAATGCCTGGGTCCACAGGCCAAGGAGGCAGTTCCCGAGCTGATCAAGATCTATGACGAGAACCTGTCGGGGCTATCGCAATCGCTGGTGGCGCAGATATTGGGTGATATCGGCCCGGCGTCCCAGGAGACTATTCCAACTTTGATTCGGATGTTGAAAAACCCGAGTGCGTCGGTGCGGAATAGTGCGATCGTCGCGCTGGCCAGAATCCATCAGGAACCGGAAACCGTCGTCCCAGTACTCATAAAAGCCGTTGATGATCCTGATAGGATGGTCCGGCACGCAGCCGTTGGAGCACTAGAATCCTTTGGCGGCAGGAGAGCAAAGGCAGCCATTCCAAAGCTGCTGGAATTACGAAAGAGTGACGACTCCACGTTAAGTGATCGAGCTGAGAGGCTGCTTCGAAAAATGGATCCCGCAGCGGTCAGGGAGGCTGAAACTAAAATGGATAAATCGAATTTGAAAGCGGCTGATGTTGACCATTGA
- a CDS encoding IS1595-like element ISVer1 family transposase: MTEKELKPEELNLVTLAAQYSDEDKARGLLEQMRWPDGPICPHCKHNEVYIITPKATSKSPARKGLYCCAACRKQFTVKVGTIFEGSHIPISKWLMALFIMCSSKKSISSHQLHRMLGITYKTAWFMTHRIRYAMGGDSTKKLSGIVEVDETFVGGKGSRDTTLARKTPVVALIERDGNMRTAVVSNVTQKNLGRVLNESVSKNAIVNTDEHGAYRNPLKEFKQHNTVVHSKYEYSRKLDDGTKAGINTCESFFSLLKRGVYGSWHHVSREHLPKYAGEFEFRWNNRKVTDGERMVAAVGRIEGKRLTYRQAI; the protein is encoded by the coding sequence ATGACAGAGAAGGAACTGAAACCCGAAGAGCTAAATCTAGTAACGCTGGCCGCCCAATATTCCGATGAGGACAAGGCGCGTGGATTACTTGAACAAATGCGCTGGCCTGATGGCCCGATCTGTCCACATTGTAAGCACAACGAGGTTTACATCATCACTCCAAAGGCAACCAGCAAGTCGCCAGCTCGCAAAGGTCTGTATTGCTGTGCTGCTTGTCGCAAACAATTTACGGTAAAGGTCGGCACCATCTTTGAAGGCAGTCATATTCCCATTTCCAAATGGCTCATGGCTCTGTTCATCATGTGCTCAAGCAAGAAGTCGATTAGCTCTCACCAATTGCACCGGATGTTGGGCATCACGTACAAAACCGCGTGGTTCATGACTCATCGCATCCGTTATGCAATGGGTGGAGATAGCACCAAGAAGCTTTCCGGCATTGTCGAAGTAGATGAAACATTCGTTGGCGGCAAAGGTTCACGTGATACCACACTGGCGCGTAAAACGCCCGTGGTTGCACTGATTGAACGTGATGGCAATATGCGTACGGCAGTTGTGTCCAACGTCACCCAGAAGAATCTAGGCAGGGTGTTGAATGAATCAGTGAGCAAGAATGCGATTGTGAACACCGACGAACACGGCGCTTATCGTAATCCCTTGAAGGAATTCAAACAGCACAACACCGTTGTCCATTCCAAATACGAATACAGCCGCAAGCTGGATGATGGAACGAAAGCGGGAATCAATACTTGCGAATCCTTTTTCAGCCTGCTTAAGCGTGGCGTTTATGGTAGCTGGCACCATGTGAGCCGTGAGCATCTGCCAAAGTATGCGGGTGAATTTGAATTTCGCTGGAACAATCGCAAGGTAACAGACGGCGAGCGCATGGTTGCAGCCGTTGGCCGGATTGAAGGCAAACGGCTGACCTATCGCCAAGCGATCTGA
- a CDS encoding type II secretion system protein, whose product MNGAAGNKRRYAFTLIELLVVIATIAILAASLLPAISETKAKGKRTACLNNLRQVNLGLRMYCDDSNDTFPTTGGASFGTQAWSAYRERMRNYVGVNGESSSKDRLFACPADTYYVNLVRRSNTPGRGLAYVRAPLYEQTNFDYSSYAFNGGAKTFIGVNTPGIGGRKISSIKDPAKTVLVAEVPAFFPYSWHRSSTPGGVTLPGGVVLFNDARNMVSFVDGHVNYTKIFWNSNLIGGFNTLALQYDPPAGYDYKWSGD is encoded by the coding sequence ATGAATGGCGCCGCCGGAAACAAACGCAGATACGCGTTCACGCTGATTGAACTGCTGGTAGTCATCGCTACTATTGCAATTCTCGCCGCTTCGTTGCTTCCAGCAATCAGTGAAACAAAAGCAAAGGGGAAGCGAACGGCCTGCCTGAATAATTTACGACAAGTTAATTTGGGTTTGCGTATGTATTGCGACGATTCCAATGACACTTTTCCAACGACGGGCGGTGCAAGTTTTGGAACTCAGGCATGGAGTGCCTATCGGGAACGGATGAGAAATTATGTCGGCGTCAATGGCGAATCGTCCTCTAAAGACCGGTTGTTTGCCTGTCCCGCCGACACATATTATGTCAATCTGGTCAGACGCAGCAATACGCCAGGCAGGGGTCTTGCGTACGTGCGCGCGCCTCTTTACGAGCAAACGAATTTTGATTATTCGAGCTACGCCTTTAATGGCGGGGCGAAAACATTTATTGGCGTAAACACCCCCGGCATTGGTGGTCGAAAAATCAGTTCGATAAAAGACCCGGCTAAAACTGTTCTTGTTGCGGAAGTCCCTGCTTTCTTCCCCTATTCCTGGCATCGGTCTTCAACTCCCGGCGGCGTGACGCTTCCCGGAGGTGTGGTTTTGTTCAATGACGCCAGAAACATGGTCAGTTTTGTGGATGGCCACGTCAATTACACCAAAATCTTTTGGAACAGCAACTTGATTGGCGGCTTTAACACTCTGGCACTGCAATATGATCCACCTGCTGGATACGACTACAAATGGAGCGGAGATTGA
- a CDS encoding PQQ-binding-like beta-propeller repeat protein: protein MKTHSQRLKTFLATSTVVATFLSSSLILSAAANSANENWPQWRGPLSTGVAPDANPPSNWSETNNIKWKVKIPGNGNATPIIWGNQIFIQTAIATGKKVEGATEKKPEATPAAADAPADNQPRRRPGPPGGGMRSDKPDEKYQFVLLCLDRQTGKTLWQKVAREEVPHEGHHPDHGFSSYSPVTDGKYVIAYFGSRGIHCYDLQGNLKWSKDLGHMQTKMAFGEGSSPALFGDTIVVNWDHESGSFIVALDKKTGNELWRQPREEGTSWASPIIVDYKGKPQVITDASNKIRSYDLATGKIIWECTGLTANVIPSPVADQDTVYSMSGFKGNALLAIKLGHTGDLTGTDAIAWSHNKSTPYVPSPLLYGDKLYFFAGNNGMISCFDTKSGKPLIDAERLEDIKGVYASPAGAANRVYLAGRNGAVLVIKNSDKLEILATNKLDDEFGASPAIAGKELFLRGKESLYCISDK, encoded by the coding sequence ATGAAAACACACAGCCAGCGCCTAAAAACTTTCCTCGCCACAAGCACAGTTGTCGCCACCTTTCTCTCCAGCTCGCTGATACTCTCCGCCGCTGCGAACTCAGCGAACGAAAACTGGCCCCAATGGCGCGGCCCGCTCTCCACCGGCGTCGCTCCCGATGCCAATCCGCCATCCAATTGGAGCGAAACCAACAATATCAAATGGAAGGTAAAAATCCCTGGCAACGGCAATGCCACGCCGATCATTTGGGGCAACCAGATTTTCATCCAAACCGCCATCGCCACCGGCAAAAAGGTCGAAGGCGCGACTGAAAAGAAACCCGAAGCGACACCAGCAGCTGCCGATGCGCCCGCTGACAACCAACCACGCCGTCGTCCTGGTCCGCCGGGAGGAGGCATGCGTTCTGATAAGCCGGACGAGAAATATCAGTTCGTATTACTCTGCCTCGATCGCCAGACCGGCAAAACGCTCTGGCAAAAAGTTGCCCGTGAAGAAGTCCCGCACGAGGGCCATCATCCCGATCACGGTTTCTCCTCCTACTCGCCCGTCACCGACGGCAAATACGTTATCGCCTACTTCGGCTCACGCGGCATTCATTGCTACGATCTACAGGGCAATTTGAAATGGTCAAAAGACCTCGGCCATATGCAAACCAAAATGGCTTTCGGCGAAGGCAGTTCGCCCGCGCTCTTTGGCGACACCATCGTGGTCAATTGGGATCACGAAAGCGGTTCATTCATCGTTGCGCTCGACAAGAAGACCGGCAACGAACTTTGGCGTCAACCGCGCGAGGAAGGCACTTCCTGGGCATCGCCCATCATTGTGGATTACAAAGGCAAGCCCCAGGTCATCACCGACGCTTCCAACAAAATCCGCAGTTACGACCTCGCAACCGGAAAGATCATTTGGGAATGCACCGGCCTGACCGCGAATGTGATTCCCAGTCCCGTTGCCGACCAAGACACCGTCTATTCGATGAGTGGATTCAAAGGCAACGCCCTGCTCGCCATCAAACTGGGCCACACCGGCGACCTCACCGGCACCGACGCCATTGCCTGGAGCCACAACAAAAGCACTCCCTATGTCCCTTCACCATTGCTCTACGGCGACAAGCTCTATTTCTTCGCCGGCAACAACGGTATGATCTCCTGCTTCGACACCAAGTCCGGCAAACCACTGATCGATGCCGAGCGACTGGAAGATATCAAAGGTGTTTATGCCTCGCCCGCCGGTGCAGCCAATCGCGTTTACCTCGCCGGCCGCAATGGCGCGGTGCTCGTTATCAAGAACTCGGATAAGCTTGAAATTCTTGCCACCAACAAACTTGACGATGAATTCGGAGCCTCCCCGGCCATCGCCGGCAAGGAACTGTTTCTTCGCGGCAAGGAATCACTTTATTGCATTTCCGACAAATAA
- a CDS encoding DUF1778 domain-containing protein, translating into MASTTDESKARITARITQEMRGTLEQAAELLGATVNQFVVQAAYQEAQRVLERESVIRLSQQDAKKVFELLEHPPKPNKQLKEAVRAFKRSVRA; encoded by the coding sequence ATGGCCAGCACGACTGATGAATCAAAAGCCAGGATTACGGCGCGGATCACTCAAGAGATGCGCGGGACCCTGGAGCAGGCGGCAGAGCTGCTGGGGGCCACGGTGAATCAATTCGTGGTGCAGGCGGCCTATCAGGAAGCACAGCGGGTGTTGGAGCGGGAATCGGTGATTCGCCTTTCACAACAGGATGCGAAGAAGGTGTTCGAGCTGTTGGAACATCCGCCGAAACCAAACAAGCAGTTAAAGGAGGCAGTCCGCGCTTTCAAGAGGTCGGTGCGTGCTTGA
- a CDS encoding GNAT family N-acetyltransferase, whose protein sequence is MLELEALSKAHDREGFDCGSEPLNLFLKQTARQHAERGISKTFVLVEEEAMAPKPILGFYSLNICQLAAEELPPEIAKKFPRNVPGLKLGRLAVSRNSHRQGIGRVLLVAAMKEVVAIAEKAGGIGLFVDAKDETAKRYYEQFGFVPLPSNELQLFLPMKTIKEVLRE, encoded by the coding sequence GTGCTTGAACTCGAAGCGCTTTCCAAGGCGCACGACCGGGAGGGCTTTGACTGTGGCAGTGAGCCTCTGAATCTTTTTCTGAAGCAGACAGCACGCCAGCATGCCGAGCGCGGCATTTCCAAAACGTTTGTGCTGGTTGAAGAGGAGGCGATGGCACCAAAGCCCATCCTCGGTTTTTATTCGCTGAACATCTGCCAGCTGGCAGCGGAGGAATTGCCACCGGAAATAGCGAAGAAATTTCCCCGCAATGTGCCTGGACTCAAGCTGGGCCGTTTGGCAGTTTCCAGGAATTCTCACCGCCAGGGGATTGGGAGAGTTTTGCTTGTGGCGGCGATGAAGGAAGTTGTTGCGATTGCAGAAAAAGCCGGCGGCATCGGATTGTTCGTGGATGCTAAAGATGAAACAGCAAAGCGGTATTACGAACAATTTGGGTTTGTGCCGTTGCCATCCAATGAACTGCAGCTTTTTCTGCCAATGAAGACAATTAAAGAAGTATTGAGGGAATGA
- a CDS encoding TlpA family protein disulfide reductase: MKLPRKSILLLCLCWFFAQCANCPAQEKASTPKVGELAPPLILRSLLQGPATNEVNWEKLRGRVVVVEFWGTRCAPCIEAIPHLNELVAQFSQKPVVFISISEENGEYIKQFLHKTSMAGWIAEDGPLSPTTKGFGITGIPTTFIVDAKGKIAAVTHPSKLKAEHLEEVLAGKPCSLPQPVDEPDEPAAVKSKPKPDLEPSVKVVEASITGPFPMPGGAFNFCRWDKTHSVFKAEKAYLRQALAVYYDIDPKLVLEKTKLPEELYDISVAAPPGHMSEATAELAKALRTTFGITAQTNTQAQEVYVMKMVSTNAPGLRPTNKPGGGGQEPGGFKFGGLYMKTVCRHLTLALNKQVIDETSMINRVSVQIKWELSEAEKLDFRLDRRIGMLMDKNPKSIINDTLPAELKKVISPEDLKLLKAELMKPEDERFQPDPDKVIQAAREQLGLELKTDVRAMPTLEIRKAEARVE, encoded by the coding sequence ATGAAATTACCAAGGAAATCAATTCTCCTACTTTGCCTGTGCTGGTTTTTTGCACAGTGCGCGAACTGTCCTGCCCAGGAAAAGGCAAGCACGCCGAAAGTTGGGGAACTTGCACCGCCTTTGATCCTGAGGAGTCTATTGCAAGGGCCGGCCACGAATGAGGTGAACTGGGAAAAACTGCGGGGGCGGGTGGTGGTCGTGGAATTTTGGGGAACGAGATGCGCTCCTTGCATCGAAGCCATTCCGCACCTGAATGAACTGGTGGCGCAATTCAGCCAGAAACCGGTGGTCTTTATTTCCATCTCGGAGGAGAACGGGGAGTATATAAAACAATTTTTGCACAAGACTTCCATGGCGGGATGGATTGCTGAAGATGGTCCCCTGTCTCCAACGACCAAAGGATTTGGCATCACGGGCATTCCGACGACGTTCATTGTTGATGCCAAGGGAAAAATCGCGGCCGTTACGCATCCATCCAAACTCAAAGCGGAACATTTGGAGGAGGTGTTGGCAGGGAAACCATGCTCTCTGCCTCAGCCGGTTGATGAGCCCGATGAACCAGCAGCCGTTAAGTCCAAACCCAAGCCGGATTTGGAACCGAGCGTGAAGGTTGTTGAAGCTTCCATCACGGGACCATTCCCGATGCCCGGAGGGGCTTTTAATTTTTGTCGTTGGGACAAAACCCACTCTGTTTTCAAAGCCGAGAAAGCGTATTTACGCCAGGCTTTGGCAGTTTATTACGATATTGATCCCAAACTGGTTTTGGAAAAGACCAAGCTTCCCGAAGAATTGTATGACATTAGCGTAGCTGCACCACCCGGTCACATGTCCGAGGCCACGGCTGAACTGGCAAAAGCGCTCAGGACAACGTTTGGGATCACCGCGCAAACGAACACGCAAGCGCAGGAAGTGTATGTGATGAAGATGGTCTCCACCAATGCACCTGGGCTCAGACCAACCAATAAGCCGGGTGGAGGAGGCCAGGAGCCCGGGGGGTTCAAGTTTGGCGGCCTTTACATGAAAACGGTTTGCCGTCATCTCACTCTGGCCCTGAACAAACAGGTCATTGATGAGACATCCATGATAAATCGTGTGAGCGTGCAGATCAAATGGGAGCTCTCAGAGGCGGAGAAATTGGACTTTCGATTGGATAGGCGGATTGGGATGCTTATGGATAAGAATCCAAAATCGATAATCAATGACACACTGCCCGCCGAGCTTAAGAAGGTGATCAGTCCCGAGGATCTAAAACTGTTAAAGGCGGAATTGATGAAGCCGGAGGACGAACGGTTTCAGCCTGATCCTGACAAGGTGATCCAAGCTGCCCGCGAACAATTGGGATTGGAACTGAAAACGGATGTGCGTGCGATGCCAACGCTGGAGATTCGCAAGGCGGAAGCGCGGGTTGAGTAG
- a CDS encoding Panacea domain-containing protein, translated as MNKTVTYTHSMRITPPAFNGDRVKAENLIIYVCQKMENCPGFGAILLNKVLYYIDHVHYLKHGKKLTGFKYIKQRLGPTPKPSEFLPIRESLIDNEKINEKPVEFFGRVQKRLSALTEPDLKGFTVDEISLIDNVISALSPFNGKAISDVTHEELSWKFAGMMEELPDYAYLLTEAPLNEDDLTWARKTITEYAGNVR; from the coding sequence ATGAACAAAACCGTTACCTATACTCATTCTATGAGAATAACCCCCCCCGCTTTTAACGGCGATAGGGTGAAGGCGGAAAACCTTATCATCTACGTTTGCCAAAAGATGGAGAATTGCCCTGGATTTGGGGCGATCCTTCTAAACAAAGTCCTGTACTATATCGACCATGTTCATTATCTGAAACATGGTAAGAAGCTTACCGGATTCAAATATATTAAACAGCGGCTTGGCCCAACGCCAAAGCCATCGGAATTCTTGCCCATTCGGGAGAGCTTGATTGACAATGAAAAGATTAACGAAAAGCCAGTAGAGTTTTTTGGCAGGGTCCAGAAACGGCTTTCTGCGCTAACAGAGCCAGACCTTAAAGGGTTCACTGTGGATGAAATCTCATTGATTGATAATGTTATTTCCGCCCTTTCTCCATTCAACGGCAAAGCCATAAGCGACGTAACCCATGAGGAGCTATCATGGAAATTTGCGGGAATGATGGAAGAGCTTCCCGACTATGCTTATCTGCTTACAGAAGCCCCTCTTAACGAAGATGACCTAACTTGGGCGCGCAAAACAATCACCGAATATGCAGGTAACGTTCGTTAG